The genomic window AGGCATGGCAATTGATGGTGACATCAATAGCAGTTACGCCTGGTTCGACAATGGAATCGTTACTTCTGGAAGCACAAATGATCTTAGCAAGCATCGCGCTCCATATAAATATTCATTGCCCAAAGGTTATTCGCCTAAGGATATTGTAGCAATGGCACTCGATGATGACGATAACCACGTATATGCCTTTTACAAGAATGGCATGGTTTCGTCTGGAACGACTAACGATCTAGACAAGTTTAGGAAGCCATACGAATACAAATTACCACCAGGCTATTCGCCAAGTGATATTGTTGGAATTGCAATCGATGGTAACAACAACAAGGTTTTCTCCTTCTATCGAAATAATAAAGTATCGCAAGGAACCACGGCTAATCTTTATAGGGATGAAGCTCTTAGAGAAGTAATTACTGGCAGATAAATTATGTGATCCTTAAAACATTCATGCCCCGTCTCGCACGGGGTATTTTTTTATTAGCAGCAAGATCAGCAATCTTGAGCAGTGGTGTTCCGTTTTCCAGCCGAGTCGTCGCTGATCAAGTCGGCGGCGTTCCACTGCCTGATCAACCCCTCCAGGATTTGGAAATTAAAAACTCCAGGAAGCTTTACACAAGGTGTTCCAGCCGTCCTCGACGATTTAGAACACATGAAGGCTGGAGCCCCTCGGAGTCGTTGCCACCTTCTAATCCAAAGATGTTGTTAACAACTAGCCGCACGAACAGTTTTCTCAAGATTTATTGAAAAGGAGCATCTCAGCCTCTGCTGGCCACCAGCTTCGATCTCCAACTTGCGATCACCACTAATCAATGCCTCCCGCGGACCAGTCCAAGGTTCAAGGCATAACATCTGCCGCGGCGGATCAGTCCACACAACAGTGAGATCCATGGGATTCTCATGCTGAAGCTGCAGAGATCTCCCAGAGGCTTCATCCACAAGGGTGACTGGCCCCGCAGGGCGAGTCAAGAAGTCCACCCCCTCAGTTAAAGCTGCCAATTGGATGGCGGTTTCAGCTTCTGCCATCTGCAAATGATTGAGACATGAATTTGGCAAGCCTTCGAGGCGAACCTTGTTCAAATCAGTCACCTTGAAATAAGGGTGTAAACCAAAACTGAAGGGCATCGCACTTTGACTACGGTTATGTACATTTACGTCGATCTCTAAAGCATTGCGAATAGGGCGCACCACCATCTCAAGCAAAAAAGAAAATGGATAAGCAGCACGCGTCTCTTCACTATCAACAAAGCTAAGCTTCACGCCACTGTGATCTTCTAATAACTGTAATTCCCAAGGCTGATCCCTAGCAAAACCATGCTGTTTAAGAATGAACTCACCACTTGGCAAGGGTAATAAATCACCTGGCAGGTTTCCGCAGATGGGAAACAACACTGGAATGCCTCCGCGAATACTTTTCTCTGGATCTGCAAAACGCTCCTGATCCAAATAGAGCAGCTCATGGCCGTTACAACACCAATCAGTGACTAAACCACCTCGCTCAGGCACAATCCGCAAACGATCACCACTTTCTGGGTGCAGATACTGCCAATGAGGATAGGGACTCTGCTTGCGTAGAAGAGGAGAACTATCGCCGTCAATCATTCCTAATTTAAGCAATACTCAAACCATTTAGCCACTCCAGTAATTCAGAATTCACCAAGTCAGGCACCTCATCATGAGGGCAATGTCCAGCATTTAAAAGCACCTCTTTCACTTCCAAAGAAGCTTCTCTGGCATATGTGCGAAACTTATCTTGCTTGGCTTTTGCATTCCTCAACCAAGGATCACCATCACCCCAGAGCAATAAAAGAGGAGCTTGCAAGTCATTGAACAATTCATCAATAGCCTTACCCCTAAGCCCACGTGCCTGAAAAACATTGCGAAACACTTGGAATGCGCCTGGATCGAGAGAAGGCCTACGAATCGACTCAATTAGATCATCATCAACATTGGCAGGGTCTATATAAACCTGCTGGAGAGTCCTGCGAATGACACCAGGCCTGCGCAGATTCTCAAAGATCATTCTCTGGATCAAGGGATATATCAACCACTTCACCACAAGATCCCTTGAAAGACCTTGCCCAATCATCTGGCGAAGCCTCGAACTCATGTCTTTTGGTTTTGGAGAAAACTTCTCATCGCTGAAATAACCAGCAGCATTCAGTAAAACCACTCCGGCCGATTGCGATTCAAGAGCAGCAGCTGCAGCCAAGGCTGCATAACCTCCCAGCGAATTGCCAACAATCACAGTGGGCCTTCCAATCCGCTCATTGACATATGCAACCAACTGGTCTTTCCAAAGGTCCCCGCCATAATCGAGCCCACCAGGTTTGGCACTACGACCAAAGCCAAGCAGGTCTATGGCATGCACCTCATGGGTGAGAGAAAGCTTTGGAATGTTGTGGCGCCAGTGATCGGTAGAAGCCCCGAAGCCATGCACCAACAACAATGCCGGCCGTTGGCGTCCCCCATGCTCAACATCCTGATCTGGGATGCGTTGTAAGCAATGAACATCGTGCCCCAGATGGCTCCAGGAAGCATTAAGAACGGCAGATGGAGCTGACGTCACAACGGCGACGGTGGCGAAAGTTGATGGTAGGCAATTCTTTTACTTATCAGGGCTATGCAATCAAAAAAGCTGCACTAAACCAGGCCAACAGGATTGGCAGCAACGTCATCAGGGATGGAGTTGCCGCCTCCAGGCGTTTTGTCTTTAAGCACCAAACGCAAAAGCAACGGTGCAAGGAAGGTGGTGCTAATCACCATCAATAGAACGGCAGCTTCTAAAGAAGGAGAAAGCAGTCCGGCGCTTGTACCCAGCCCAAGAAAAATCAAACCAACTTCACCGCGAGGCATCATTCCAAGACCAACAACCAAACGATTGGTGGGTTTGTCAATCCAGAAAGCCCAACCAGCAGCAATCTTGCCCACAATCGCTACAACAACCAGGAATCCAGCCACAACGAGTGCAGAGCGGCTCGCAGGATCCAGAGGATTGATCACTGAAAGATCCATGCCAGCGCCAACCAAAACAAAGAAAATCGTGGCGAAGAGGGTCACGATCGGCAAAACCGACTGCTGAATCGCGTGATTGTTCTTCGAGCTGCTGAGGATCAATCCAGCGGCAAAGGCCCCCAAAGCGGCTTCCAAACCAATCGCCGTAGCGATAAAGCAACACAGCACAAGAATCACAAACGAGGCCACAACAACCGCTCCAGGCGCTTTAAGTCGGTCGATCACCCAATCAAAGGCTGGAGCCGCAGTACGGCTAAGCACGATTGCTAAGACCACAAACACTGTCGCTGCTACGACAAGTTTCACAATCGGGGCAATCTCGAGGTTGCCTCCTGTGGCCAAGGCCACAACAACAGCCAGGATCACAATGCCAAGGATGTCATCAAGCACAGCCGCACCAATCACGATCTGGCCCTCTCGCGTTTTGAGATAACCGAGTTCGCCAAACACACTGGCAGTGATGCCGATGCTGGTAGCAGTCATCGAAGCACCAGCAAAAATCGCCGGGATCAATTCCACCTGGAAGAGAGCCATCAAACCAAAGGTGCCTAAGGCAAAAGGCAGCACCACGCCAGCCATGGCCACTGTGAAGGCCTGGACTCCTACAGCGACCAACTCTTCCAACTCACTTTCCAACCCGGTGAGGAAAAGCA from Prochlorococcus marinus str. MIT 9313 includes these protein-coding regions:
- a CDS encoding galactose mutarotase; translation: MIDGDSSPLLRKQSPYPHWQYLHPESGDRLRIVPERGGLVTDWCCNGHELLYLDQERFADPEKSIRGGIPVLFPICGNLPGDLLPLPSGEFILKQHGFARDQPWELQLLEDHSGVKLSFVDSEETRAAYPFSFLLEMVVRPIRNALEIDVNVHNRSQSAMPFSFGLHPYFKVTDLNKVRLEGLPNSCLNHLQMAEAETAIQLAALTEGVDFLTRPAGPVTLVDEASGRSLQLQHENPMDLTVVWTDPPRQMLCLEPWTGPREALISGDRKLEIEAGGQQRLRCSFSINLEKTVRAASC
- a CDS encoding alpha/beta fold hydrolase produces the protein MTSAPSAVLNASWSHLGHDVHCLQRIPDQDVEHGGRQRPALLLVHGFGASTDHWRHNIPKLSLTHEVHAIDLLGFGRSAKPGGLDYGGDLWKDQLVAYVNERIGRPTVIVGNSLGGYAALAAAAALESQSAGVVLLNAAGYFSDEKFSPKPKDMSSRLRQMIGQGLSRDLVVKWLIYPLIQRMIFENLRRPGVIRRTLQQVYIDPANVDDDLIESIRRPSLDPGAFQVFRNVFQARGLRGKAIDELFNDLQAPLLLLWGDGDPWLRNAKAKQDKFRTYAREASLEVKEVLLNAGHCPHDEVPDLVNSELLEWLNGLSIA
- a CDS encoding cation:proton antiporter produces the protein MVLHSVLSVLSSHDVEVAETLIGVLNFLLIFVAARTLAELLVRLHLPTIVGELLAGVLIGASGLHLLVPPSTHSHLNEGLVSLISALASIPPEAVPDLYYETFPSLQAVATLGLYALLFLTGLESELEELVAVGVQAFTVAMAGVVLPFALGTFGLMALFQVELIPAIFAGASMTATSIGITASVFGELGYLKTREGQIVIGAAVLDDILGIVILAVVVALATGGNLEIAPIVKLVVAATVFVVLAIVLSRTAAPAFDWVIDRLKAPGAVVVASFVILVLCCFIATAIGLEAALGAFAAGLILSSSKNNHAIQQSVLPIVTLFATIFFVLVGAGMDLSVINPLDPASRSALVVAGFLVVVAIVGKIAAGWAFWIDKPTNRLVVGLGMMPRGEVGLIFLGLGTSAGLLSPSLEAAVLLMVISTTFLAPLLLRLVLKDKTPGGGNSIPDDVAANPVGLV